A genome region from Tachyglossus aculeatus isolate mTacAcu1 chromosome 1, mTacAcu1.pri, whole genome shotgun sequence includes the following:
- the ANKRD9 gene encoding ankyrin repeat domain-containing protein 9 yields the protein MPWDVKRQSSGPGSRAQERAQKQCKKSSFAFYQAVRDLLPVWFLEDMRATEAFHWEEGGTASTYSPSEALLYALVHDHRPYAQYLLGKFAQRALAVPSPTFSCCQAPSPHLAMAVRYNRVHILCRILRAVRDLPAGERAGYLDRRGCGRVEGGQTSLHVACELARPECLFLLLGHGASPCPRDAAGHTPLDLVLQRLGRSSGAAPRDQLLLLDLLFLYVPHGFPCPMRPQLLEDRRHWQTLVGEPKFQWLAGLAPPSLFSRAMQVLVRAISPRHFPEALDQLPLPAFLKPLDLKLKS from the coding sequence ATGCCCTGGGACGTGAAGAGGCAGAGCAGCGGCCCCGGCAGCCGCGCCCAGGAGCGGGCCCAGAAGCAGTGCAAGAAATCCTCCTTCGCCTTCTACCAGGCCGTGCGGGACCTGCTGCCCGTCTGGTTCCTGGAGGACATGCGGGCCACGGAGGCCTTCCACTGGGAGGAGGGCGGCACGGCCAGCACCTACTCGCCCTCCGAGGCCCTGCTTTACGCCCTGGTCCACGACCACCGGCCCTACGCCCAGTACCTGCTGGGCAAGTTCGCCCAGCGGGCGCTGGCCGTGCCCAGCCCGACCTTCAGCTGCTGCCAGGCCCCGTCCCCTCACCTGGCCATGGCCGTCCGCTACAACCGCGTCCACATCCTCTGCCGCATCCTCCGGGCCGTGCGGGACCTCCCGGCCGGCGAGCGGGCCGGCTACCTGGACCGCCGGGGCTGCGGCCGGGTGGAGGGGGGCCAGACGTCGCTGCACGTGGCCTGCGAGCTGGCCCGCCCCGAGTGCCTCTTCCTGCTGCTGGGCCACGGGGCCTCGCCCTGCCCGCGGGACGCGGCCGGTCACACGCCGCTCGACCTCGTGCTGCAGCGGCTCGGGCGGAGCTCGGGCGCAGCCCCCCGcgaccagctgctgctgctggacctGCTGTTCCTCTACGTCCCCCACGGCTTCCCCTGCCCCATGCGCCCGCAGCTGCTGGAGGATAGGCGCCACTGGCAGACCCTCGTCGGGGAGCCCAAGTTCCAGTGGCTCGCCGGCCTGGCCCCCCCGTCCCTCTTCTCCCGGGCCATGCAGGTCCTCGTCCGGGCCATCTCCCCCCGGCACTTCCCGGAGGCGTTGGATCAGCTGCCCCTGCCCGCCTTCCTCAAACCCCTGGACCTGAAACTGAAGAGCTAG